In Rhodamnia argentea isolate NSW1041297 chromosome 11, ASM2092103v1, whole genome shotgun sequence, one genomic interval encodes:
- the LOC115735848 gene encoding pre-rRNA 2'-O-ribose RNA methyltransferase, which yields MGKVKGKHRLDKFYRLAKEHGYRSRASWKLVQLDSKFSFLRSSRAVLDLCAAPGGWMQVAVQRVPVGSLVIGIDLVPIAPVRGAISIEQDITRPECRARVKKLMGEHGVRAFDLVLHDGSPNVGGAWAQEAMSQNALVIDAVKLATQFLAPKGTFVTKVFRSQDYNSVLYCLKQLFEKVEVDKPAASRSTSAEIFVLGLKYKAPAKIDPRLLDVKHLFQGSIEPPRKVVDVLRGTKQKRHRDGYEDGETIFRKVSSAADFIWSESPLEILGSVTSISFDDPASLPIKEHSLTTEEVKLLCEDLRVLGKQDFKHLLKWRMQIRKALSPATKTDSSSPAVGNKEDAVDEDDKILNEMEELTYAMDRKKKRQKKLLAKRRAKDKARKALGVQVDALEDGYMDHELFSLSSIKGKKDLIAVDSNELDEENVDSRNSDDEGTLKESEEQSSSDADSEEERKRYDEKMEEFLDEAYERYVAKKEGSTKQRKRAKQAYENDQLLEDSEKEDMIHYDEDSDKAEGDNESNPLMVNLDNGEVPTQEEITNKWFSQDIFAEAVEGGDLGKYESDDEMQIDQHRKELPTPAKVKTATQVAALDTVQTSKGRDDFEIVPAPVTDSSGESSSDDSEDEDIDTKAEILACAKKMLRKKQREEILDDAYNKYMFDDEGLPEWFLDEERRHRQPIKPVTKEEIAAMKAQFKEIDARPAKKVAEAKARKKKAAMRKLDKIRKKANSISDQTDISDRSKSRMIDQLYKKAAPKKPQKEYVVAKKGVQVKAGKGKVIVDRRMKKDARSRGKGKPGKGGLKKGKNAKARAGKGSGKGSGKGKMGNKAKGGRA from the exons ATGGGCAAAGTGAAGGGCAAGCACCGTCTGGACAAGTTCTACCGCCTCGCCAAGGAGCACGGCTATCGATCCCGAGCCTCGTGGAAGCTCGTCCAGCTCGACTCCAAGTTCTCCTTCCTCCGCTCCTCCCGTGCCGTCCTCGACCTCTGCGCCGCCCCCGGCGGCTGGATGCAGGTCGCCGTCCAGCGCGTCCCCGTCGGCAGCCTCGTCATCGGCATCGACTTGGTCCCCATCGCCCCGGTCCGCGGCGCCATATCCATCGAGCAGGACATCACCAGGCCGGAGTGCAGGGCGCGGGTTAAGAAGCTGATGGGGGAGCACGGGGTCAGAGCCTTCGATTTGGTGCTTCATGATGGCTCGCCGAATGTCGGTGGAGCGTGGGCGCAGGAGGCTATGAGCCAGAACGCCTTGGTCATTGATGCGGTGAAGCTCGCGACTCAGTTTTTGGCTCCGAAAGGGACGTTCGTGACGAAG GTTTTCAGGTCCCAAGACTATAACTCCGTTCTGTATTGCCTCAAGCAG TTGTTTGAAAAGGTTGAGGTGGACAAACCAGCTGCTAGTCGGTCCACATCTGCTGAGATATTTGTTTTGGGATTGAAATACAAGGCCCCTGCAAAAATTGATCCGCGGCTTCTTGATGTGAAGCATCTGTTTCAAGGATCTATTGAGCCCCCTAGGAAG GTGGTCGATGTACTCAGAGGAACAAAGCAAAAGAGACACCGTGATGG TTATGAAGATGGAGAAACAATTTTCAGAAAAGTGTCTTCAGCTGCAGATTTCATTTGGTCTGAGTCTCCTCTCGAGATACTTGGTTCAGTAACTTCAATATCATTTGATGATCCAGCTTCTTTGCCTATTAAGGAGCACTCTTTAACTACCGAggag GTCAAACTTCTATGTGAGGATTTGCGAGTCCTGGGAAAACAGGACTTCAAGCATCTTTTGAA ATGGCGGATGCAAATAAGGAAGGCTCTGTCTCCTGCAACAAAGACTGATTCTTCTAGTCCTGCAGTCGGTAACAAGGAAGACGCGGTAGATGAAGATGATAAAATACTCAATGAGATGGAGGAGCTGACATATGCTATGGATCGCAAGAAAAAACGACAAAAAAAGCTTCTTGCAAAAAGACGAGCTAAG GACAAGGCACGGAAGGCCTTAGGTGTGCAAGTGGATGCTTTGGAAGATGGATACATGGATCATgaattgttttctctttcttccatcaAG GGCAAGAAAGATTTGATTGCTGTTGATTCCAATGAACTTGACGAGGAAAATGTGGACTCGCGGAATAGTGACGATGAAGGAACTTTGAAGGAAAGTGAGGAGCAATCTTCAAGCGATGCTGATTCAGAGGAAGAACGCAAAAG ATATGATGAAAAGATGGAAGAGTTTCTCGATGAGGCTTATGAGCGCTATGTAGCCAAAAAGGAGGGTAGCACAAAACAGCGGAAGCGTGCTAAACAAGCTTATGAAAATGACCAACTTTTAGAG GACAGTGAAAAGGAGGACATGATCCATTATGATGAGGACTCTGACAAAGCTGAGGGTGATAATGAGTCAAATCCACTTATGGTAAACCTTGATAATGGTGAAGTGCCTACCCAAGAAGAGATAACCAATAAGTGGTTCAGCCAAGATATCTTCGCTGAAGCTGTAGAAGGGGGAGATTTGGGGAAGTATGAAAGTGATGATGAGATGCAAATTGATCAGCACAGAAAAGAACTTCCGACACCAGCGAAGGTCAAGACAGCAACCCAAGTTGCAGCATTGGACACGGTTCAAACTTCCAAGGGGAGAGATGATTTTGAGATAGTTCCTGCACCAGTCACTGATTCTAGTGGTGAGTCGTCCTCTGATGACTCGGAGGATGAAGATATTGACACAAAAGCTGAGATCTTGGCTTGTGCAAAGAAGATGCTAAGGAAAAAGCAGAGAGAGGAAATCCTAGATGATGCCTACAATAAGTACATGTTTGATGATGAGGGGCTGCCTGAGTGGTTTTTAGATGAGGAGAGGAGACACCGGCAACCAATTAAGCCTGTGACGAAAGAGGAAATTGCTGCAATGAAGGCGCAATTTAAGGAGATAGATGCCCGCCCAGCTAAGAAGGTGGCAGAGGCCAAAGCACGAAAGAAGAAGGCTGCCATGAGGAAGCTAGACAAGATTCGCAAGAAAGCGAACTCTATATCGGACCAGACAGATATATCTGATCGTTCCAAGAGTAGGATGATCGACCAGCTGTACAAGAAGGCTGCACCCAAAAAGCCTCAAAAGGAGTATGTGGTTGCAAAGAAGGGGGTTCAGGTCAAGGCCGGGAAGGGGAAAGTCATTGTTGACCGAAGGATGAAAAAGGATGCTAGGAGTCGTGGAAAGGGCAAGCCAGGAAAAGGCGgtttgaaaaagggaaagaatgcAAAAGCTCGAGCCGGTAAAGGATCAGGAAAGGGCTCTGGAAAGGGGAAGATGGGAAACAAAGCAAAAGGCGGGCGTGCATGA